One window from the genome of Sulfodiicoccus acidiphilus encodes:
- a CDS encoding helical backbone metal receptor → MKVYSPEVGFVDVPEEPSRIISLSPAVTETLFMLGMGDRVVGVDSWSYRPREALKVRRVGSYATLNTNVVRELSPDLVLTTTGVQRPLIDQLKAAKVPVFPVPIPSTVFELISGVALVGGLVGKYEEGAKLAEGLHSRLVELSRLRFSTPVRAYIEIDLGGPTVPAFFSHITSALHLLNVHNVYGNVKQAYLYGVKVADFPLFDVSDVFRTDPDVVIYEFKRKQPSGEEVKELVRSRGWDKLRAVREGRLVVLPADTLAHHGPSFLDNLRECLVKVMDSLGSPSPSP, encoded by the coding sequence GTGAAAGTCTACAGTCCGGAAGTTGGATTCGTGGACGTGCCGGAGGAGCCCTCTAGGATAATAAGCCTCTCCCCGGCAGTGACTGAGACCCTCTTCATGTTGGGGATGGGAGATAGGGTGGTAGGGGTAGACTCTTGGTCCTACAGGCCTCGAGAGGCGCTGAAAGTGAGGAGGGTTGGCTCTTACGCTACCCTCAACACGAACGTAGTCAGAGAACTGTCGCCTGACCTAGTCCTCACTACCACAGGAGTGCAGCGTCCGCTCATCGACCAGCTTAAGGCCGCAAAGGTTCCCGTTTTTCCCGTGCCCATCCCCTCTACGGTCTTCGAACTGATATCTGGGGTCGCGTTGGTGGGCGGGTTAGTGGGGAAGTACGAAGAGGGAGCCAAGTTGGCGGAGGGACTTCACAGTAGGTTGGTGGAACTCTCCCGACTGAGGTTCTCGACCCCGGTGCGGGCCTACATAGAGATAGATCTGGGAGGGCCCACAGTACCGGCGTTCTTCTCCCACATTACCAGTGCCCTCCACCTCCTTAATGTGCACAACGTTTACGGCAACGTAAAGCAGGCCTACCTTTACGGGGTCAAAGTTGCCGACTTTCCGCTATTCGACGTCAGTGACGTCTTCAGGACGGATCCAGATGTTGTAATTTACGAGTTCAAAAGGAAGCAGCCGTCTGGGGAGGAGGTCAAGGAGCTAGTGCGAAGCAGAGGGTGGGACAAGTTGAGGGCAGTGAGAGAGGGAAGACTAGTGGTCCTCCCGGCCGACACATTGGCCCACCACGGCCCCTCCTTCCTAGATAACCTCAGAGAGTGCCTCGTGAAGGTCATGGACTCCCTTGGTTCACCTTCTCCATCTCCTTGA
- a CDS encoding acyl--CoA ligase, producing MDYASAVRQFADLSKSRDEVKASRLPGLLTSLNRIKQSRFNWAAEVFEGIHVRERGSTPALIWTNLDSGEEGKLTYSQLSTLADSVLSFLRKEGVKAGDSVYLMTPLVPEQWASMLAIVKGGMVGVPTAVNLTTRELSYRFSDLRPAAVIADQDSAARVEEAMGSMKPVKLVIGRREGWTSTDFLPKETVRPEDTSPHQQSLNYFTSGTTGLPKRVIHTASSYPVGSLSTAAFIGLKPGDLHLNLSAPGWAKFAWSSFFSPFNLGATVLAINYSGKLDASKYLNAAESLGVTTFCAPPTAWRQFVVQDLSNLKFDKLREAVSAGEPLNPEVIKVWRDRFEVTIRDFYGQTETTAMIGNLPWEEVTPGSMGRPSPMYDVVLLDDEGREIRSPGTVGHVAVKLSTWRPVGLFLGYSDDSKNRDAFRGGYYYTGDRAYFDERERWFFVGRSDDVIKTSDYRVGPFEVESAVIEHPAVAEVAVVGSPDPQRWQLVKAFVVLKPGYRASEELAREIASHCREVLMAYKVPRIVEFVDELPKTTSGKIRRNELRKLEEERRRRGERGEREYFV from the coding sequence ATGGACTACGCCTCAGCAGTGAGGCAGTTCGCGGACCTGTCGAAGTCCAGAGACGAGGTGAAGGCATCAAGGCTCCCAGGTCTCCTCACGTCGTTGAACAGGATCAAGCAGAGTAGGTTCAACTGGGCTGCGGAAGTGTTCGAGGGTATTCACGTGAGGGAGAGAGGAAGTACACCGGCCCTGATCTGGACCAACCTAGATAGCGGAGAGGAAGGTAAACTTACGTATTCTCAGCTATCGACCTTAGCGGACTCGGTGCTATCGTTCCTAAGAAAGGAGGGAGTGAAGGCAGGGGACTCGGTGTACCTGATGACTCCACTGGTTCCAGAACAATGGGCATCTATGCTGGCCATAGTGAAGGGAGGTATGGTGGGAGTGCCCACGGCCGTCAACCTGACAACGAGGGAGCTCTCCTACAGGTTCTCCGACCTCCGTCCAGCTGCCGTGATCGCGGACCAAGACAGTGCTGCTAGAGTCGAGGAGGCTATGGGCTCGATGAAGCCGGTCAAGCTGGTGATCGGGAGGAGGGAGGGCTGGACGTCGACGGACTTCCTACCGAAGGAGACGGTCAGACCCGAGGACACGTCCCCGCATCAGCAGTCCCTCAACTACTTCACCTCTGGAACGACAGGCCTCCCGAAGAGGGTCATACACACCGCCTCTAGTTACCCAGTGGGAAGCCTGTCCACAGCTGCATTCATAGGCCTTAAACCTGGAGACCTCCACCTGAACCTCAGTGCCCCAGGATGGGCCAAGTTCGCCTGGAGTTCCTTCTTCTCACCCTTCAACCTGGGAGCCACGGTGTTAGCCATTAACTACTCTGGTAAGTTGGACGCGTCCAAGTACCTGAACGCCGCAGAGTCCCTAGGCGTCACGACTTTCTGCGCACCTCCGACAGCCTGGAGACAGTTCGTGGTTCAAGACCTCTCCAACCTCAAGTTCGATAAGTTGAGGGAGGCGGTCTCGGCGGGGGAACCACTGAACCCCGAGGTGATAAAGGTGTGGAGGGACAGGTTCGAGGTCACGATAAGGGACTTCTACGGCCAGACAGAAACCACAGCAATGATAGGTAACCTTCCTTGGGAGGAGGTTACGCCGGGCTCGATGGGACGCCCATCTCCCATGTACGACGTGGTCCTACTCGACGACGAAGGGCGGGAGATCAGGTCTCCTGGGACCGTGGGACATGTAGCAGTCAAGTTGAGCACTTGGAGGCCGGTGGGGCTGTTCTTGGGATACTCAGATGACTCCAAGAACAGGGACGCGTTCCGAGGAGGATATTACTACACCGGAGACAGGGCCTACTTCGATGAAAGGGAAAGGTGGTTCTTCGTTGGAAGGTCTGACGATGTCATAAAGACGTCAGATTACAGGGTGGGCCCCTTCGAGGTGGAGAGCGCAGTGATAGAACACCCCGCGGTGGCAGAGGTGGCGGTAGTGGGAAGCCCAGATCCCCAAAGGTGGCAGTTAGTGAAGGCCTTCGTCGTATTGAAACCGGGGTACCGTGCGTCGGAGGAACTTGCGAGGGAAATAGCGTCTCACTGTAGGGAGGTCCTCATGGCCTACAAGGTACCGAGGATAGTGGAGTTCGTGGACGAGTTGCCCAAGACCACTAGCGGGAAAATCAGGAGGAACGAATTGAGAAAACTCGAGGAGGAGCGTAGAAGGAGGGGAGAAAGGGGTGAACGCGAGTACTTCGTTTGA